Sequence from the Gloeocapsopsis dulcis genome:
TAGTCATTACGGCAAGTCATAATCCTGGTAACTATTTAGGATTAAAAGTCAAAGGTGCTTTTGGTGGTTCAGTTCCTCCAGAAGTGACACAAAAAATTGAAGCCTTGCTTGCTGAATCACCACATACCCAGACAACGAGCGGTAAAATTTCTTACTTTAATCCCTGGCAAAATTACTGTGAAGCACTGCGAACCAAAGTAGATATTGAACAAATTCGCGCTTGTATAACTCAAGGCAAACTTACAGTATTCGCCGACGTTATGCATGGTGCTGCAGCTGGGGGGCTGTCACAGTTACTGGGAGTCCCTATACAAGAAATTAATAGCGATCGCGATCCCCTGTTTGGTGGAGGTGCACCAGAACCTTTACCACGCTACTTATCACGTCTATTTCGCTTGATGCGAACTCATCAAACTGCTACAGAAGCTTTGGCTGTTGGATTAGTCTTTGATGGCGATGCCGATCGCATTGCCGCAGTCGATGGACAAGGTAACTTTTTAAGTTCACAAGTACTGATCCCGATCTTAATTGAACACTTGGCTGTCAAACGCGCTTTGAAAGGCGAAATTGTCAAGACAGTGAGTGGTTCCGATTTGATTCCCAAAGTTGCCGCATTACATCAGTTGTCAGTACATGAGACTCCTGTAGGATACAAATACATTGCCGATCGCATGTTAGAAGCCCAGGTGTTATTAGGCGGTGAGGAATCAGGTGGAATTGGTTATGGAACTCACATCCCTGAACGAGATGCTTTATTATCTGCGTTGTATATTTTAGAAGCGATCGCGACATCTAGAATGGATCTAAGCGATCTCTATCGACACTTACAACAGCAAACCGAATTTACTTCTGCATACGACCGCATTGATTTACCCTTGGCAAGTATGGAAGTGCGATCGCGTCTTTTAGAACAGCTACAAAGTCAACCGCTGACAGAAATTGCTGGACAAAGTGTCAAAGATTGCCTCAGCATTGATGGCTATAAATTCCGTTTAGCAGATAGCAGTTGGCTGATGATTCGTTTTAGTGGTACTGAACCAGTTTTACGCCTATACTGTGAAGCTTCCACAATGCAGCAAGTTCAGCGCACTTTGGCTTGGGCAAAGCAATGGGCGGAATCGTAAAAATTAAGAATCAGAGTATGTGCAGTCTTGCTTGCCTCGATGTCTACAATTTAAAATAGTATGAACGAACACAATCCAAAATTACTTGTGGTTGCAACAAGTAATCCTGGTAAACTGCGGGAGATGCAATTATTTTTAGCCGACTCAGCTTGGGAATTAACTCTCAAACCTGATGATTTAGAAGTTGAGGAGACAGGCAATACATTCAGCGAAAATGCTTGCCTTAAAGCCTCTGTTGTCGCCAAAGCAACTGGTAAATGGGCGATCGCGGATGATTCGGGTTTAGCAGTCGATGCCCTCAATGGTGCTCCTGGCGTATATTCTGCACGTTATGGCAAAACTGACGCCGATCGCATTCAGAGAGTCTTACAAGAATTACAAGACACACCAAATCGCCAAGCACAGTTTGTTTGTGCAATTGCGATCGCTCGTCCTAACGGAGAAATTGCTCTGCAAACTCAAGGAATTTGTCAAGGCGAAATTCTCTTAGCTCCTCGTGGCAGCAGAGGTTTTGGCTACGATCCCATTTTCTACGTACCAACTCACCAAATGACTTTTGCTGAAATGCCTCCAGAACTCAAGCAGCAAGTCAGCCATCGCGCTCAAGCCTTTAAAGCTCTACTTCCCCAACTGACACAACTTTGAGCTGAGCTTGCAACATTATAGAGCAGAGGAGCAGAGGAGTTATGAGTTATGAGTGTTGAGTTATGAGTTAAGCAAGTTCTTTTAATAAATGCCTCCGGCACGCTGCGCTTTCCAAAACTCAAAATTCAAAACTTAAAACTAGTCACTAGCCCCTCACCCCTCACTCCTCACCCCTCGCCCCTCATTACACAGCTTCTAGATTCTTTTCTCCAGTGCGAATCCGAATCACTTGTTCTACAGGTGAAATAAAGATTTTGCCATCTCCAATTTCGCCTGTTCGGGCAGCCGCAATAACTTTGTCTACAACCATATCAACTTGACTATCTTCAACAACAATCTCAACTTTGAGTTTTTGGAGAAATTCTACAGTGTATTCAGAACCCCGATAACGTTCTGTTTGTCCTTTTTGGCGTCCAAAACCACGAACTTCAGAAACGGTCATCCCAACGATACCGGCATTGACCAAAGCGATTTTTACTTCATCAAGTTTGAAGGGTCGGATAATTGCTTCAACTTTTTTCAATTTTCTGCACTCCTTATTTAAGTTTTTTT
This genomic interval carries:
- a CDS encoding phosphoglucomutase/phosphomannomutase family protein, yielding MPGAGNAIKFGTDGWRGIIGDDFTYDNLSLVAPLAAKVLSQTYGDTASSNTVIVGYDRRFMAEVFAQRAAEAITQAGFDVLLSKTYAPTPAFSLAAKQYNALGALVITASHNPGNYLGLKVKGAFGGSVPPEVTQKIEALLAESPHTQTTSGKISYFNPWQNYCEALRTKVDIEQIRACITQGKLTVFADVMHGAAAGGLSQLLGVPIQEINSDRDPLFGGGAPEPLPRYLSRLFRLMRTHQTATEALAVGLVFDGDADRIAAVDGQGNFLSSQVLIPILIEHLAVKRALKGEIVKTVSGSDLIPKVAALHQLSVHETPVGYKYIADRMLEAQVLLGGEESGGIGYGTHIPERDALLSALYILEAIATSRMDLSDLYRHLQQQTEFTSAYDRIDLPLASMEVRSRLLEQLQSQPLTEIAGQSVKDCLSIDGYKFRLADSSWLMIRFSGTEPVLRLYCEASTMQQVQRTLAWAKQWAES
- the rdgB gene encoding RdgB/HAM1 family non-canonical purine NTP pyrophosphatase, giving the protein MNEHNPKLLVVATSNPGKLREMQLFLADSAWELTLKPDDLEVEETGNTFSENACLKASVVAKATGKWAIADDSGLAVDALNGAPGVYSARYGKTDADRIQRVLQELQDTPNRQAQFVCAIAIARPNGEIALQTQGICQGEILLAPRGSRGFGYDPIFYVPTHQMTFAEMPPELKQQVSHRAQAFKALLPQLTQL
- a CDS encoding P-II family nitrogen regulator, whose amino-acid sequence is MKKVEAIIRPFKLDEVKIALVNAGIVGMTVSEVRGFGRQKGQTERYRGSEYTVEFLQKLKVEIVVEDSQVDMVVDKVIAAARTGEIGDGKIFISPVEQVIRIRTGEKNLEAV